Within Triticum dicoccoides isolate Atlit2015 ecotype Zavitan chromosome 1B, WEW_v2.0, whole genome shotgun sequence, the genomic segment CGATAGCAACATTCCAGAAAccacacggagccacttttcacaaCATCGTTGAATTCACGAAATTTAGTATGTGTAAGGTTACACGCATTATTGAAGCCCAGACCTTATATAAAGAGCTGATGGTGGAAGGAGCATCACTTACTGTTGGTAGCATTGCCATCTTCCAAGGAACCTGAGCATTCATCTTGAGCCCAGGCTGCAAGAATGGCTTGTGCTGTAGATCCCAGCAGCAACAAGAACAGCTTGCTGATGCTTCCTGAGAGAGTGAAGAAGATCACCAGGATTCCTGCTTCTTGGTGGGCGTACGCATGGAGTATTGGAAGAGAAGATCAAAGGAGAGCCATTCATGCTCTCAAGGTTGGGACAGCTCTCACACTGGTCTCGCTCTTGTATATACTAGAACCCTTGTTCAAAGGAGTGGGAAAGAATGCAATGTGGGCTGTCATGACGGTTGTTGTTGTGCTCGAATTTACCGCAGGTAATCTACTAGCATCATACTGATTATAATATGTGCCATTTGTGGATGTACTTCTTCGGTTTCTGACAAGTGAGTACTGATCAACAGGTGCAACCATATGCAAAGGTCTGAATAGAGGGTTCGGAACAGTCATAGCAGCATCTCTAGCATTTATCATTGAACTTGTAGCAGTAAGATCTGGAAAAGTTTTCCGTGGTTTTTTCGTGGCATCTTCAGTATTTCTGATAGGTATGCACCGTGTAAAGTTGGAATTCAGGATGGCCTAATTGATAGTATCTTATGCCGTAGCATTTTCAATGACAGGATTCGTGGCAACGTATTTGAGATTCTTCCCAACCATTAAGAAGAACTATGATTATGGAGTGGTGATTTTTTTGCTAACCTTCAATCTGATAACGGTCTCAAGCTTCCGCCAAGAGAACATACTGCCTTTAGCACGAGATCGCTTGAGTACAATTGCCATAGGGTGTGCCATATGCCTCTTTATGAGCCTCTTCGTATTACCAAACTGGTCGGGAGAGGACCTCCACAGCTGCACTGTGCGCAAATTTGAAGGATTGGCAAGATCAGTTGAAGGTGGGTATCATCACATATATGATGCTAACAtactaactagtactccctccgtaaactaatataagagcgtttagatcactactttagtaatttaaacgctcttatattattttacagagggagtattatctaCTAATAGCTTAATCTTTAAATGTAACAAAATATCAGAACTCCGTAGTATCTTACCAAAGAAAAATTGCAGGCTGTGTGGATGAGTATTTTCGAGATCAAGAGAAGCATGATAATATTCTTGATAAGCAGACGTCAAGAGCTTCCATTCATACTGGGTATAGAGAAGTACTAGACTCAAAATCAAGTGATGAGTCCCTGGTAAGTAAATCACCGTTTGATGCTTCAATCTTCTTATCCTTTTCTCTGTGCAAATGTTTTTTATCAGATTGATGTCATGGATGTCTCTTATTTCAAAAAGTATATGCCCTCAATAATAACAATTGGCCAGGCACACTATGCAAGCTGGGAACCAAGACACTCAATGCAGTGTTACAGTTACCCATGGCAAAAGTATGTAAAGCTTGGATCTGTGCTTAGACACTTCGCATATACTGTCGCTGCACTTCATGGATGCCTCGAATCAGAAATTCAGGTACTGCAAAAAACTTGTGATATAACATGCTTTTCCAGATTTATCTGACATATCAGTATTATTTCAAGCAAAACCATCTTTCTGTAAATAACATGTGCTCACAAAGTTATATTTATCGATGTTGAAGACTCCGACATCCGTCAGATCACTATTTCGAACCCCATGCACTAGAGTTGCACGAGAGGTGACCAAGGTTCTACAGGAGCTTGCAGACAGCATAAGAAATCACCATCGTTGTGCCCCTGATGTGCTGTGCGATCATCTTCATGAAGCACTACAGGATCTAAACTCAGCAATAAGGTCACAACCACGGCTATTTCTCGCCTCAAAACATGGATCTGCCAATAGTCGTATGCTAATGGAActgaattcaagcaagcatgccgcCTCAAGAACTGCTCTGCCCTCATTCAAGACTGATACAGCCTCAATATTAGAAAGGAAGAACACAAAAGCAGATCAATCATCAGAACGCAGTGAGAGGAGCACATTAGGGCGGACGCTAAGTAAGATAGCTATCACGAGCCTTGAGTTCTCTGAAGCACTTCCATTCGCTGCTTTTGCTTCGTTACTGGTAGAAATGGTAGTACGACTGGAGCTGGTTATTGAGGAAGTAAAGGAACTGGAAAGGGCTGCAAATTTTAAGGAGTTCACTCGCCATGACCATCTGACCATTGATATCACTTGCAAGGAGGAGAAGAGAAACAATGATGGTGTGCGATTAGGCAGCCACACAGTTTCTCCTGCAGCTGAATAAACACTCATGGGTAGATCAAAGCAGCAGTGTATAGATCACTCTGAAAATAATATGTATTTATTCTTTGGTTCGAAAAAGATGAGGGGTGTGATCTCAATAACTACTGTTAGCATGACATACATTTAGGTGTTATTAAATATTCTCCGCCTATCAATGAGTCGTTTGCAGATGTCCAAGAGATCAGACTTGGAAGGATGTTTAATCTATTAAGTGAATAGTAATTCACCTGTTTTCCAGACTAAGTAAGTAATGATTTGTATCCACATATATCCTTCTCTGACCCGTGTTCCACATTGGATGATTATGCAGCTACTTCCTGCCTAACATCTGGAACATGGTCTAAGGTATAATGGCCAAGCCTTCCTGTGCGATAGAGATTGAGTAATTTGACAGCGACACGTTTATTCCTATCCTCAATTGTTTCAGCAGAAATCCTGAAAGCATTCTGCAAGTGTGTAAACTGGATTTCTACCAATCTTCTTAAATCATTCTCATTTCCTAAATCTCCCTGAAAAGATGCTATGGTCTCAGAAAGCGCTTGACGAACGGCTCTAACGATAAAATCCTGCACACAAATAAAGGGAAGCAATTAAACCACGGCAGCTACCTAATAGTATGCATGTCAGAACCAAGAATTTGATGCGCTTAAAAATCGTTATATAATGAGAAACATATCCATTTTCTAGCATTAATAGTAAGAAACTGCAATATATATTAGGATGTAATAACCTAAAATACTCATCGATATTTACCTGGGTATGATCTGAGGAATACTGCCTTTTAGTATGGCAACTCCTGGTGGGAACTGCATCAGCAAAAGAAGATTTATCTCCATCTAGATTCAGGTTCTCCCACTCCCTGCATTCCTTCCTTAAGTTAAGAATTGTAAGAAGGAATTGTGCAATCTCATACTCCTCTAACAAGGAATCCTTAATTGCTCCTGAAATAGAGGTGCATGCGTCAAATAATAATATATAATGACAAGTGAAACCCTAAACTTCGTAGGAGTCTTTACCTGTCAAAACTAGCCTGGGACCATATTCATCATTAGCAAATATAGGAGATAGAACACCAGGAGTGTCTAACACATATATATTTGGATGACTAGCAACCTGAAAACCAGAAACTTCCTGTTGTTAAGATTTAAATGACACATTACAATCATAGAAATAGTTCCTGAGCCATGGGATATTGATGGTAGCAGACACAAGAAGGTGCAAAAGACAGGCACTGCAGCTATTTCTACAATCAGCATGCTTGAGTGCTGTTGCAGTTGTGTAAAGATATTGTCAGATTATTGGTCAATGTGAACAGAAGTAACCCATATGATGCTTACATTGTACTCGACTGTTAAATAAGAGGGTTTTCCAAATGATTCAGGTAATTCTTTTTCTGTTGGTGAGATAAAGTACTACCGCATGTTCTTAGAAGACCAAAAATCATTTTCCTTCATCCGACTGTACAACACA encodes:
- the LOC119335606 gene encoding aluminum-activated malate transporter 12-like, yielding MACAVDPSSNKNSLLMLPERVKKITRIPASWWAYAWSIGREDQRRAIHALKVGTALTLVSLLYILEPLFKGVGKNAMWAVMTVVVVLEFTAGATICKGLNRGFGTVIAASLAFIIELVAVRSGKVFRGFFVASSVFLIGFVATYLRFFPTIKKNYDYGVVIFLLTFNLITVSSFRQENILPLARDRLSTIAIGCAICLFMSLFVLPNWSGEDLHSCTVRKFEGLARSVEGCVDEYFRDQEKHDNILDKQTSRASIHTGYREVLDSKSSDESLAHYASWEPRHSMQCYSYPWQKYVKLGSVLRHFAYTVAALHGCLESEIQTPTSVRSLFRTPCTRVAREVTKVLQELADSIRNHHRCAPDVLCDHLHEALQDLNSAIRSQPRLFLASKHGSANSRMLMELNSSKHAASRTALPSFKTDTASILERKNTKADQSSERSERSTLGRTLSKIAITSLEFSEALPFAAFASLLVEMVVRLELVIEEVKELERAANFKEFTRHDHLTIDITCKEEKRNNDGVRLGSHTVSPAAE